In Candidatus Hinthialibacter antarcticus, one genomic interval encodes:
- a CDS encoding MqnA/MqnD/SBP family protein, with the protein MTKRVITLGHSPDSDDAFMFYGLAQDKIDTGDLQFKHILQDIETLNHRAAVGELDITAISVHAYAYVNHNYAILTAGGSLGLGYGPMVVAKENWDIKTLKTKKIAIPGKMTSAYLALRLCIGEFDFDVVPFDQIIPAVEDGRVDAGLIIHEGQLMYGDHGLHKLVELGEWWSEETGGLPLPLGANAIRKDLGEEMIQRIAPFMRKTIQYSLDNREGALAHAMQYARDLKQEQADKFVGMYVNELTLHVSDQGKESYKLFLDRGYKEGIIPNPVDLEFIECG; encoded by the coding sequence ATGACCAAACGAGTAATCACTTTGGGGCATAGCCCAGACTCCGATGACGCATTTATGTTTTACGGCCTCGCCCAGGATAAAATTGATACCGGCGACTTGCAGTTCAAGCACATCTTGCAAGACATTGAAACCTTGAACCATCGCGCGGCGGTGGGCGAGCTCGACATCACCGCGATTTCCGTCCACGCCTATGCGTACGTCAACCACAACTACGCCATCTTGACGGCGGGCGGCAGTTTAGGGCTGGGTTATGGGCCGATGGTGGTCGCGAAAGAAAACTGGGATATCAAAACGCTCAAGACCAAGAAAATCGCGATTCCCGGTAAGATGACCTCCGCCTATCTTGCCCTGCGGCTTTGCATTGGCGAATTTGATTTTGACGTCGTCCCATTTGACCAGATCATCCCCGCTGTGGAAGACGGGCGCGTCGACGCAGGCCTGATTATCCATGAAGGCCAGTTGATGTATGGCGATCACGGTTTGCACAAACTGGTCGAACTAGGCGAATGGTGGAGCGAAGAAACCGGCGGGCTGCCGTTGCCTTTGGGCGCCAATGCGATTCGCAAAGACCTCGGCGAAGAAATGATCCAGCGCATCGCGCCGTTCATGCGCAAGACCATTCAATACAGCCTGGACAACCGCGAGGGCGCCTTGGCCCACGCCATGCAATACGCCCGTGATTTGAAGCAAGAACAAGCCGACAAGTTCGTCGGGATGTATGTCAATGAATTGACCTTGCATGTGAGCGATCAAGGCAAGGAATCCTATAAATTGTTTTTAGATCGCGGTTATAAAGAAGGAATCATTCCAAATCCCGTCGATTTAGAATTTATCGAATGCGGCT